A region from the Azospirillaceae bacterium genome encodes:
- a CDS encoding GLUG motif-containing protein, whose translation MTGSDPSQILGSLKANGNVVLVNPNGIVFGAGSTVDVGGLIASTLDIKDSDFLAGRLVFQGSGGTVENEGALTAADGGAVALLGGHVANNGVITAKLGTVALAAGSQVTLDFSGRGLLGVAVTPAAVQAQVDNGGAIVTPGGTVLLTAKAAGALAGGVINDTGVIEAASLTSTGGTVVLDASGPITLAGATIDASGATGGGKIQVGSASNSSTSLDAATVLNASATVSGDGGKIETSGATLTLAGATVTAAGANGGKAGDWLLDPYDLTVDASAASSISTALSGANVTLQTTATGTSGFGTATSGSGDIVVNSGISWSANTTLTLDAYHGVTVNAPITASGASAGFTVVTNDGGSGGLLTVALGSPVTLSGSSAALTVNGNAYTLIHTAAQLEALQADGVAADGHYALAGDIDLTGTGSFTPIGYVTGTDNSSPTAFSGVFEGLGHTITGLTVNTASASNLGLFADIDVGGTVQNVEFINSAVTLSSGYQNAGVIAGQNNGTIYNTGAFGSVTGSTVTNIGGLVGYNTGLVSTSFANDSVSAGGTDIGGLAGYSSGTVDNSYATGNVTAADGSSYIGGLVGYSTATVSNSHAEGAVVASNNTTAVGGLVGYASGGSITVSHSDGSVTAGAGSRTIGGLVGYNAASMITSYSTGNVTGTGSGNFVGGLVGVNAGDISDSFSRGNISAGSHQVIGGAVGWNLGTLNYVYAMGSVDVASGGFVVGGLVGRNLSGIISSSYSIGDVTVGDGASAIGALVGSNAGTITTSYTTGNVQAGSSAFNLGGLVGANTGQISTSYGTGSVTAGTGAYNIGAVAGLNTGTISSVYGSWRRFHRYHHASRHRLEFRHHHQRFRPVL comes from the coding sequence GTGACGGGCTCGGACCCGTCGCAGATCCTGGGATCGCTGAAGGCCAACGGCAATGTCGTGCTGGTCAATCCTAATGGCATCGTTTTTGGTGCAGGATCCACGGTGGACGTGGGCGGCCTGATCGCCTCCACCCTCGACATCAAGGACAGTGATTTCCTGGCCGGCCGCCTGGTGTTCCAGGGCTCCGGCGGCACGGTGGAGAATGAGGGCGCGCTGACCGCCGCCGATGGCGGTGCCGTGGCCCTGCTGGGTGGGCACGTGGCCAACAACGGCGTCATCACGGCGAAGCTGGGCACGGTGGCCCTGGCGGCGGGCAGCCAAGTGACCCTGGACTTCAGCGGTCGCGGCCTGCTGGGCGTGGCCGTCACCCCGGCGGCGGTGCAGGCGCAGGTGGACAATGGCGGCGCCATCGTCACGCCCGGCGGCACGGTGCTGCTGACCGCCAAGGCGGCCGGTGCCTTGGCTGGCGGCGTGATCAACGACACGGGCGTGATCGAGGCGGCCTCGCTGACCTCGACCGGCGGCACGGTGGTGCTGGACGCCAGCGGCCCCATTACCCTGGCGGGGGCCACCATCGACGCCTCGGGTGCCACCGGTGGCGGCAAGATCCAGGTGGGCAGCGCCAGCAACAGCAGCACCAGCCTGGACGCGGCCACGGTGCTGAACGCCTCGGCCACGGTGTCGGGCGACGGCGGCAAGATCGAGACCTCGGGCGCCACGCTGACCCTGGCCGGTGCCACGGTCACGGCGGCCGGCGCCAATGGCGGCAAGGCCGGCGACTGGCTGCTGGACCCCTACGACCTGACGGTGGATGCCTCCGCCGCCTCCAGCATCAGCACGGCGCTGTCCGGCGCCAACGTCACCCTGCAGACCACGGCCACCGGCACCAGTGGTTTCGGCACTGCCACGTCGGGTTCCGGCGACATCGTGGTGAACTCCGGCATCAGCTGGTCGGCGAACACCACCCTGACCCTGGACGCCTATCACGGCGTCACCGTCAACGCCCCCATCACCGCCAGCGGGGCCAGCGCCGGCTTCACCGTCGTCACCAACGATGGCGGCAGCGGCGGGCTGCTGACCGTGGCCTTGGGCAGCCCGGTGACGCTATCGGGCAGCAGTGCCGCCCTGACAGTCAACGGCAATGCCTACACCCTGATCCACACGGCGGCCCAGCTTGAGGCCCTACAGGCGGATGGCGTCGCCGCCGATGGCCACTACGCCCTGGCGGGCGACATCGACCTGACCGGCACGGGCTCGTTCACGCCCATCGGCTATGTCACCGGTACGGACAACTCCTCGCCGACCGCCTTCTCCGGCGTGTTCGAAGGGCTGGGCCATACCATCACCGGCCTGACGGTCAACACGGCCAGCGCCAGCAACCTCGGCCTATTCGCTGACATCGACGTGGGCGGTACCGTCCAGAACGTGGAGTTCATCAACAGCGCGGTGACGCTGTCGTCCGGTTATCAGAACGCCGGTGTCATCGCCGGCCAGAACAACGGCACGATCTACAACACCGGCGCCTTCGGTTCCGTCACCGGCAGTACCGTCACCAACATAGGCGGCCTCGTCGGCTACAACACCGGCCTGGTCAGCACATCCTTCGCCAATGATAGCGTCAGCGCCGGCGGTACCGATATCGGCGGGCTTGCCGGGTACAGCAGCGGCACGGTCGATAATTCCTATGCGACCGGCAACGTGACCGCGGCGGACGGCAGTTCCTACATCGGCGGATTGGTCGGCTACAGTACGGCCACGGTATCGAACAGCCATGCGGAAGGCGCGGTCGTCGCTTCAAACAATACGACCGCCGTAGGCGGCTTGGTCGGGTATGCCTCCGGCGGTTCCATCACGGTCAGCCATTCCGATGGTTCCGTCACGGCGGGGGCGGGTTCCCGTACAATTGGTGGGTTGGTGGGCTACAACGCCGCATCCATGATCACCAGCTACTCGACCGGCAACGTCACGGGAACCGGTTCGGGGAATTTCGTGGGCGGTCTGGTTGGCGTGAACGCCGGCGACATCAGCGACAGCTTTTCACGTGGGAATATCAGTGCCGGAAGCCACCAAGTTATCGGCGGTGCGGTCGGTTGGAACCTGGGGACGCTGAACTACGTGTATGCGATGGGATCAGTTGATGTCGCAAGTGGCGGTTTCGTGGTTGGCGGGCTTGTTGGGCGCAATCTAAGCGGGATTATTTCAAGTAGTTACTCCATCGGTGACGTGACCGTGGGCGATGGCGCTTCCGCCATCGGCGCCCTGGTTGGTAGCAATGCTGGTACGATTACCACCAGCTACACCACCGGGAACGTCCAGGCCGGCAGTTCCGCTTTCAATCTTGGTGGATTGGTCGGGGCGAATACCGGCCAGATCAGTACGTCTTATGGAACGGGGTCAGTAACTGCCGGTACCGGCGCGTACAATATCGGTGCCGTCGCTGGCTTAAATACCGGAACGATCAGTTCTGTATATGGCAGTTGGCGGCGTTTCCACCGGTACCACCACGCTTCCCGCCATCGGCTCGAATTCCGGCACCACCACCAACGTTTCCGTCCTGTCCTATGA
- a CDS encoding filamentous hemagglutinin N-terminal domain-containing protein, which translates to MMLSKKYAHARQLSLRGLLLAGTILAPGLASAGTPASNALPTGGTVVSGQAAISQSGSALTVNQSTDKAILNWTGFDIGSQASVTFVQPTASSLALNRVTGSDPSQILGSLKANGNVVLVNPNGIVFGAGSTVDVGGLIASTLDIKDSDFLAGRLVFQGSGGTVENEGALTAADGGAVALLGGHVVNNGVITAKLGTVALAAGSQVTLDFSGRGLLGVAVTPAAVQAQVDNGGAIVTPGGTVLLTAKAASTLAGGVINDSGVIEAASLTSTGGTVVLDASGPITLAGATIDASGATGGGKIQVGSASNSSTSLDAATVLNASATVSGDGGKIETSGATLTLAGAKVTAAGANGGKAGDWLLDPYDLTVDASAASSISTALSGANVTLQTTATGTSGFGTATSGSGDIVVNSAISWSANTTLTLDAYHGVTVNAPITASGASAGLVVKTNDGGSGGLLTVAFGSPVTLSGSSAALTVNGAAYTLIHTVAQLEALEGSGATASGHYALAGDIDLTGTGSFTPIGYVSTSNNASPTVFTGVFEGLGHTITGLTVNTASASNLGLISDIGTAGTVQNVEFINSAVTLSSGYTNAGVIAGQNNGTIYNTGAFGSVTGSTATNIGGLVGYNTGLVSTSFANDSVSAGGTNIGGLAGYSSGTVDNSYATGNVTAADGSSYIGGLVGYSSGTISNSHAEGAVSASTNAAYVGGLVGYTATTGAITVSHADGAVTTGDGSSRIGGLVGGDSGAITTSYSTGDVTTTGQTNYVGGLAGSSNATISDSFARGDVIADNANYVGGAVGAIVNKGALTYVYAMGSVTVTGDATAVGGLVGSINALQTSAASITSSYSLGNVTVGGTGSEVGGLVGFNGTTITTSYTTGNVVADNSEYVGGLVGYNWGQLSASYETGSVAGYGIVGVVAGRNMSGGGVIANVYGAGSASIDGGAPFYGAIYQSYGTATNVSVLSYNDSFNQASYTGFDFTNTWYSIDGYTRPFLRVEYTTNIANSHQLQLMTMDPTRDYTLARPIDLTDEMSNPSSMWKLSTGFVSIGYNTADGNASPTAFTGTFEGGGNTITGLKIISTGSNIGLFSEVGGAGTVEDLTLSNVSITAGASSSNVGAIAGVNYGTISNSTTSGTITAPSGAENVDGIAGANFGTLTNNASSVSIIDGD; encoded by the coding sequence ATGATGTTGAGTAAGAAATACGCGCACGCTCGCCAGCTGTCCTTGCGGGGACTGCTGCTAGCCGGAACCATCCTGGCGCCCGGCCTGGCCTCGGCCGGCACGCCGGCGTCCAACGCCCTGCCCACCGGCGGCACGGTGGTGTCCGGTCAGGCGGCGATCAGCCAGAGCGGCTCGGCCCTGACGGTCAATCAGTCCACCGACAAGGCCATCCTGAACTGGACGGGCTTCGACATCGGGTCGCAGGCCTCGGTGACCTTCGTGCAGCCGACGGCGTCGTCGCTGGCGCTGAACCGGGTGACGGGCTCCGATCCGTCGCAGATCCTGGGATCGCTGAAGGCCAACGGCAATGTCGTGCTGGTCAATCCTAACGGCATCGTTTTTGGTGCAGGATCCACGGTGGACGTGGGCGGCCTGATCGCCTCCACCCTCGACATCAAGGACAGTGATTTCCTGGCCGGCCGCCTGGTGTTCCAGGGTTCCGGCGGCACGGTGGAGAATGAGGGCGCGCTGACCGCCGCCGATGGCGGTGCCGTGGCCCTGCTGGGTGGCCATGTGGTCAACAACGGCGTCATCACCGCGAAGCTGGGCACGGTGGCCCTGGCGGCAGGCAGCCAGGTGACCCTGGACTTCAGCGGTCGCGGCCTGCTGGGCGTGGCCGTCACCCCGGCGGCGGTGCAGGCGCAGGTGGACAATGGCGGCGCCATCGTCACGCCCGGCGGCACGGTGCTGCTGACCGCCAAGGCGGCGAGCACCTTGGCCGGCGGCGTCATCAACGACAGCGGCGTGATCGAGGCGGCCTCGCTGACCTCGACCGGCGGCACGGTGGTGCTGGACGCCAGCGGCCCCATCACCCTGGCGGGGGCCACCATCGACGCCTCAGGTGCCACCGGTGGCGGCAAGATCCAGGTGGGCAGCGCCAGCAACAGCAGCACCAGCCTGGACGCGGCCACGGTGCTGAACGCCTCCGCCACGGTATCGGGCGACGGCGGCAAGATCGAGACCTCGGGCGCCACCCTGACCCTGGCCGGTGCCAAGGTCACGGCGGCCGGCGCCAATGGCGGCAAGGCCGGCGACTGGCTGCTGGACCCTTATGATTTGACGGTGGATGCGTCGGCGGCGTCCAGCATCAGCACGGCGCTGTCCGGCGCCAACGTCACCCTGCAGACCACGGCCACCGGCACCAGCGGTTTCGGCACCGCCACGTCCGGTTCCGGCGACATCGTCGTCAATTCAGCCATCAGCTGGTCGGCTAACACCACCCTGACCCTGGACGCCTATCACGGCGTCACCGTCAACGCGCCCATCACCGCCAGCGGTGCCAGCGCCGGTTTGGTGGTGAAAACGAATGACGGTGGCAGCGGTGGCCTGCTGACCGTGGCCTTCGGCAGCCCGGTCACCCTGTCGGGAAGCAGTGCGGCCCTGACGGTCAATGGTGCCGCCTATACGCTGATCCACACGGTAGCTCAGCTTGAGGCCCTGGAGGGAAGCGGTGCCACGGCGTCGGGCCATTACGCCCTGGCGGGCGACATCGACCTGACTGGCACGGGATCGTTCACGCCCATCGGCTATGTCTCCACGTCCAACAATGCTTCACCGACCGTGTTCACTGGCGTGTTCGAAGGCTTGGGCCATACCATCACCGGCCTGACGGTTAACACGGCCAGCGCCAGCAATCTCGGCCTGATCTCCGACATCGGCACGGCCGGCACCGTTCAGAATGTGGAATTCATCAACAGCGCGGTGACGCTGTCGTCCGGTTATACGAACGCCGGTGTCATCGCCGGCCAGAACAACGGGACGATCTACAACACCGGCGCCTTCGGCTCCGTCACCGGCAGTACCGCCACCAACATCGGCGGCTTGGTCGGCTACAATACCGGCCTGGTCAGCACGTCCTTCGCCAATGACAGCGTCAGCGCCGGTGGCACCAATATCGGCGGGCTTGCCGGGTACAGCAGCGGCACGGTCGATAATTCCTACGCGACCGGCAACGTGACCGCGGCGGACGGCAGTTCCTACATCGGCGGATTGGTCGGCTATAGTTCGGGGACGATCTCGAACAGCCATGCGGAAGGGGCGGTGAGCGCTTCGACTAACGCCGCTTACGTGGGCGGTCTGGTTGGATACACCGCCACCACCGGCGCCATTACCGTTAGTCATGCTGACGGTGCCGTTACGACAGGCGACGGTTCCAGCCGTATTGGCGGGTTGGTCGGTGGGGATTCTGGGGCCATAACGACCAGCTATTCCACGGGTGACGTCACGACGACTGGTCAGACCAATTACGTGGGCGGACTGGCCGGCTCAAGCAATGCCACCATCAGCGATAGTTTTGCCCGAGGGGACGTTATCGCTGACAACGCGAACTACGTCGGTGGGGCGGTCGGTGCTATTGTGAATAAGGGGGCACTGACATACGTCTATGCCATGGGGTCGGTTACCGTCACGGGGGACGCTACCGCCGTGGGGGGACTGGTCGGGTCTATCAACGCACTGCAAACGTCTGCCGCCAGCATCACCAGCAGCTATTCTTTGGGTAACGTAACCGTGGGCGGCACGGGCTCGGAAGTTGGCGGCTTGGTTGGTTTCAACGGCACCACGATCACGACCAGCTATACCACCGGTAATGTGGTGGCCGATAATAGCGAATACGTCGGCGGGCTCGTCGGCTACAACTGGGGCCAACTCAGCGCATCCTACGAAACAGGAAGCGTAGCCGGTTACGGCATTGTCGGTGTCGTCGCTGGGCGGAACATGTCGGGTGGAGGGGTAATCGCGAATGTATACGGTGCCGGCAGCGCCTCTATCGATGGCGGTGCTCCATTCTATGGCGCCATCTACCAGAGCTACGGCACGGCGACCAACGTCTCCGTCCTGTCCTATAATGACAGCTTCAACCAGGCGAGCTACACGGGCTTCGACTTCACCAACACCTGGTACTCCATCGACGGCTACACCCGGCCGTTCCTGCGGGTCGAATACACCACCAATATCGCTAACTCCCATCAGCTTCAGTTGATGACTATGGACCCGACCCGGGACTATACCCTGGCGCGGCCCATCGACCTGACCGATGAGATGAGCAACCCGTCCAGCATGTGGAAGCTGTCCACGGGCTTCGTCTCCATCGGCTACAACACTGCGGATGGCAACGCTTCGCCCACCGCCTTCACCGGCACTTTCGAAGGCGGCGGCAACACCATCACCGGCCTGAAGATCATCTCCACCGGCTCCAACATCGGCCTGTTCAGCGAGGTTGGTGGCGCGGGCACGGTTGAGGATCTGACGCTTTCCAACGTCTCGATCACGGCGGGCGCTTCCTCCAGCAACGTCGGTGCCATCGCCGGTGTGAACTACGGCACGATCTCAAACTCCACGACCTCCGGCACCATCACGGCGCCCTCTGGCGCGGAGAATGTCGACGGCATCGCCGGCGCCAACTTCGGCACGCTCACGAATAATGCATCGAGCGTGTCCATCATCGACGGCGACTGA